The DNA segment TTCATCATAAATAGACTCTTTATTCCAATGGTTCATGAAGCATGTTTTGTTAAAGACAGAACAGGGGCATCACTAGAGGAAATTGATTCAGCAGTGAAATTCAAACTAGGTTTTCCAATGGGAATTTTTGAATTAGCAGATTTTACTGGAATGGATGTAATACACAAAGCAACAGTTGAAATGCATTTACGAGACAAAAAAGTAATCAACCCACACCCACTTGTTGAAAAAATGTTTGATGAGAAAAAACTCGGGCAAAAATCAGGGGAAGGATATTACAAATATTCTGATGACAAATACGAACGTGTTGCACTGTCAGAGGAACTTGCAGAAAAATGTGATCCAATTCAACTTGTGGCAAATATTCTAAACAATGCAGCATGGCTTGTTACAAATGGTGCAAGTGACATTGAAGAGATTGAGAAAGCAGCGCAATTAGGACTGGGTCTTAAAAAACCATTATTTGAAACTGCAAAAGAGATAGGCATCAAGAGAATTGTAGATGAGTTAAACAAACTAGCTGATGAACACGGAGAGTTTTACAGACCAGATCCACTTTTAGTATCTATGCAGTAATTAATTCCAAAATTGTTTTTACGGCTTCTTTTGCATCATCAACGCCTA comes from the Candidatus Nitrosopumilus sediminis genome and includes:
- a CDS encoding 3-hydroxyacyl-CoA dehydrogenase, whose protein sequence is MKVKNITVLGSGVMGHGIAQVSATAGYNVVLRDIKQEFLDKAMEKIKWSLDKLVSKEKISKDEGDAIFGRITPIVDLNEAVKNAELVIEVVPEIMDLKKSVYAELDKAAGPEVIFASNTSTLPITEIANTTSRPEKFIGIHFFNPPQLMKLVEIIPGEKTAPEITALTQEYVKSVNKQAVLCRKDVPGFIINRLFIPMVHEACFVKDRTGASLEEIDSAVKFKLGFPMGIFELADFTGMDVIHKATVEMHLRDKKVINPHPLVEKMFDEKKLGQKSGEGYYKYSDDKYERVALSEELAEKCDPIQLVANILNNAAWLVTNGASDIEEIEKAAQLGLGLKKPLFETAKEIGIKRIVDELNKLADEHGEFYRPDPLLVSMQ